Within the Nitrospirota bacterium genome, the region GACGTTATGGGCTCAATATCACCGCGGCACCTCAGAAGGCCTCCCTCGGTGGCGCCACGGATCTAAACTTTCAGGACCTATCCGCAACCGGATTGACGCTTCCTGAAGCGTTAAGTTTTACCTACAGCGGCGACTACACGGCTACGATTCCGAGCTCCTCATCCTTCAGTGTGACCCTCAGTGCAGGCCAGAGAATCAACGACATCGTCAGCGCCTTGAACAGCGCGTTTGCCACAAATGGAGCCGGTCTTTCGGCCTCCAATGACAGCGGTCGGGTCAAAATCACCTCAAAGGACTATGGCGCAGATGTCCGTTTTAGCATGGTCTCCGACCAGGCAGGCGTGATGCAAACCGGCATTGGGTCGGTCGGACTCACGGCGCAAGGAACCGACATCGCGGGCACGATCAACGACCGTCCGGCGACCGGCAAAGGCAATGTGCTGACCAGTAAGTCAGGATTCGCCGAAGACGGTCTGGCGATCAGCTCGGAAAGCACATTGACCGGTCTGTTCGGCGCCATCGATGTCACAAGGGGAGTCGGGGACCGGCTCGTCTCATCCCTGGCCACTTATACGGATCCCTCCGTCGGCATCCTGGCTGCAAAATCAAACGGGCTGCAAGGAACTGTGGATCGGATCACGAAGGATATCGATAAGTTTAATGCCCGTATCGATCAAGAGGGACAGCGATTCCGAGAGCAACTCGTTCGATTGGAGTCGCTGCTCAATAAGTTTCGGACGACGAGCAATTATTTGAGCAGCGTCGTGGCGAAGCTGCCCACGTTTGGATCAGGAAAATAACCGTTCGACGTATTGAAGGAGGAACGCGTGTGAGCCTGTCGAGTAACCCCAATGCCATCGCGATGTACATGACGGGCAATGTGACCCAGTCCGATCCGGCCCAGATCATCGTACTGCTGTACGAAGGGGCGATTTATCGGATCGGGCAGGCGATACAGGAGACCGACAAGCAGAATACGCTGTCCTCCGGTATTGCCATCTATCGAGCCTTGGCCATCATCGGCGAGCTGCGCAAGTCGCTCAATCTCGAAGAAGGTGGCGTGATCGCACGGAACCTCGACCGGCTCTACCTCCATATGCACGAGGAGCTGGTCAAGGGGCACCTTGCGCGGAAGCCGGAACCGCTGGAGAGGGTCCGTACCCTGTTGACCGATTTGAATAGCTCCTGGAGGCAGGTAGCCGTTCAAGTCAAGACGCTCAGCGATGCAGGGACCGGCGCACCGCCTCTTCCCGCAATGCCGGCGGGTCTTTCGGCCTATGCACAGCCAGACACCACTCCTCGCCTTGCCCTGAAGGCGTGACATGTTAAGAGGTAGACGATGATGTCGTTGCAGAGTCTCGAAGCACAATATCGCGCATTTATGGTGCAGTTGGAACAGAGCCAGGCCTCGATTGCCAGTCAAGACCTGGATGGTTTGGAAGCATCGGTACAGGCAATCGATCAGGCGCTGATTCGGTTGGCCCAGGTGTCCGCTCAACTCGCGGGGCGGCCCATGTTACCGGGCGAAGATCAGGCATGGGACAGTCTGGCCGATGCCATGAGACAGGCCTTGGTTCGTGCCGAGCAGAATCGCGAGCTGATTCAGCAGTGGATGGGGCAAACGCAAGATACTTTGGCGCATATGAGCGCCGGTGGTCGAGCCGTGAGTGGGTATGCCGCATCCGGGATGTCGAACGCTGTGGAGTTTCTCAGCGCGCGAGGGTGAGTGAGCGCAGGTCGAGGCGGTTGGATGGCTGAAGTCCGAAGGCTGAAGGTTTGGGATCGAATCTCGGAACACTTCAGCCTTCAGTCTTCTGCCCTTCTCTCGCGCAGCTGTCACGAACGCCGTAGAAAGAACCATGGGCATTGAATTCAGCCAGATCCACAATCTGGTTCGCACCTATCAGAGGATCTTGCCGGGGCCGGCGGTCCGATCGTCTGACGAAGATAGAGACGTTGCAGAGGCGGAGGATCGGGTGTCGATTTCGCCGGAAGCGAGAGCACAGCACGAACCATCCCGAACGGATTCGCTATCGGGAGGATTGCATCAACAGGACAAGGAGCGTCCGATATGAGTAGAAAGGCAAGTTCCGATCACGCCGATCCCATTTCCGTTCGCGCCATCACGCCTGCCAAGGAAGAGGATCGAAGGCCCTGCCTGTTCGTCGTAGGACATGCCGCCTTTCAGCGCAAATCGGTCTGGACAGGCCTCGAAGCATTGGGGAATCGCGTCCGTCGATTCACCAGACCAGCGGCACTTCTCGCCGCAATCGACGCGACATCGCCCGACGCAATTTTCTGCGAAGTGACCGCTGCGCCTGAGCCGGCCTTTGAGCTGTTGAACCGATTGGCCGCGGTGCAGTGCGACGCCTGTGTCATCTTCATGGGACCGGACCTCGGCGCCGAACAGGTAGCGCGATGCCTGCGGGACGGCGCATTCGACTATCTGACGGTTCCCTCACCAGACACACGAGTGCTGGATACTCTGCAGAAGGGGCTCATTAATCGGCAGGCCTTTCAGGCCGTGCGCGACCTCTCCGGACAACTCGCACAGGTGAATGCCTCCTTGGCGGGTGAGCGGGATGTCCTTCGGCAATGGAATATCAAGTTGTCGCTGCTCAATCACCTGACACAAGCCTTGGCGGGACCCTTGAATAGCGAGTCCATTGCACGGTCCCTGTTCAACGGTCTTGCCGGGCTCGTCCCGGTGGATGTCATCGGACTCGGCCGGCCTGATCCCCATCGTGTCTGGACATGGTCTCGAACGGCGGCCTACGAGGCGCAAGAACAACGAGTGCGCGCGCACCTCCTCAGCCGATTCAACGCGCAGGCGACACCGGTGTGTCAGACCCAGGCTCAGGTGCTTCAATGGTCGAGCGGTCTCCCGGCATCCGAACGGCCTGCGCAGATGACCATCCCGCTGGCCTTCTCGCCGAACAGCCAGGGGCTGTTGTATGTCGAGCGGCAGCAGGGCATCTTTTCGGAGTCCGAGCTTCAGCTATTGTCCATGGTCGGCACGTCGCTCTCGCTGGCACTCCACAATGCCGCCATCCATCAGCAGATGCAGGAATTAGCCTCGCGCGATGGCTTAACCGGACTCCTGAACCGGCGGGCACTCGAAGACGTCCTGTCGCGAGAACTCAAAGCCGGCATGCGCTATCGTGCATCAGCCTGTCTCATCTTAGTCGATGTGGATCATTTCAAGCAGGTGAACGATCTGTTCGGGCATCTGGGAGGCGATCAGGTGTTGACGGAAATGGCGACGGTCATGCAGGACGCCGTGCGGGATACCGATTCAGTGGGCCGGTACGGAGGCGAGGAGTTCGGGATTGTGCTGCCTCATACCGATCTCGCCCGTGCCGCGGTGCTTGCAGAACGGCTGCGGGATCAGATCGAACAGCATACATTCGACGTGGACGGAGGATCGGTGAGGATCACGGTCAGCGTCGGCATTGCACAGATCCCGGACAAAACAATCGGTACGGTGCCCGAATGGATGGCCGCAGCCGATGCGGCACTCTACGAATCCAAGAATCGCGGGCGGAATAGAGTGGTGATTCATACGACGGACAACTGCGCCTGTGCGTGAAACCATTCAGGAATCTGTTGATCCGACGGTCTGTAGAATGGCTAGAATATCCGATCAATCAATAAATCGTCAGATCATCAGATCGACAGATGTCAACCGCGCCACGTCATGTCGAGCACAACGCGGTTGAGAGGATCATCGACAATGCCACCATCTGTGCAAGCCAAGATGCCACAATCAGACGAACGGCGTGAATGGCTTCGAATCGACGATCGTGTCCTGCTGGAATATCGGCTTATCACCGAGCAGGAGGAGTCCTCCATACCTGGGATGCCCCCAGTCAGCGACCAGGCGATTGCGGAGGCCATGCACAAGCCGGCAGCCGATTTCTTTGCGCAACAGGGAGAACAACTGGCGCATTCGCCGTTACTCCCCTGGATGATGAAAGTCGATTGGCTGCTGGAGGTGATCGTCAAGACGCTTGCGCAGATGCATCCTGGCGGAGTGCCCATCGCCCAGATCGCCGATGTCAATCTGAGCGGCGGGGGCATCGGTTTTGTCTCTCCGCGGTGTTTTGCCGCCGAGGACCAATTAAGTGTTAAAGTGGTGCTGCCGCCATTCACGCCGATTGAGGCCACGGCACGGGTCATTCGTTCGATTGCGACCAAAGATGGGCGGGGCTTCGACATCGCGACCGAATTTGTGTCCCTCTCTCCCACCGATCAGGAACATCTCATCCGCCACATTCTACAGACACAGGCTGAGCGATTGCGCGCACGCCGCAATCATACGAGCTGACGAGGAGTCCTGCTGCAAGAGTGGCTTGGGCAAGGTCTTCTTGTGCCCGCCGTGACGCCTCCATATGGAGGGCCAACGCGTCGGCAGTGACTTTGAGCGCCACTGCGGCTGGAGAGCTCGGCTCGGAATCGACGACCGGCAGATAGCCTCGAACGGCTCGCCCTATTGCGGGGTCGTCGGGGATCTCACCCAGTAAGGTCAGCGAAGCCCCGATATATTGCGTGAGCAGTTTTTTCAGCACGGAGGTGTTGACGCGGGAGCGACCGGTCACTCGATTGAGAATGAGGGCCGGGTGAAATGTCCGGAGGGTCGCTTCAGCAACGGCTCGCCCGGCTACGTTGGTCTGGCCCGCGACTTCGAGCACCTCTTCGACGCTGGAAAAATCGCGATCCGACAGCGCGTCAGCTATCGCATCCCGTGAGAGGAAGGAGGATAGGACGCGACGGATCGCGGCGAGCTTGATGAAGCGATAGAGATCCAGCACCGAGGTGGGATCGGGTGTGGCGATCGTGACATGGTGATCCGCCATCAAGAAGAAATCCAGCGCGTGATAACTCGTCCCTGCTCCGATATCCACGACGACGACATCGGTCTCAAGCTCCCGTAAATGACGAATGAGTCGTTTCTTTTTGGCATACGGCATGTTCGCGGTCGCGAGCGTGTCGCCTGTCCCGGGAATCAATGTGAGGCCTGGGTGGACCGGAAGCGCCTGTGCGACGTCCGCGAGCCGTTCGACCCGGCGGCTGAGAAAATCCGTCAGGGTGAGTGGAGGATTCAAGAGTCCGAACAAAATATGCATGTCTGCGCCGCCGATATCGAGGTCGACCAGCATGACGCGCTTGCCTTGTTTGGCTAAGAGCAACGCTACATTGGCTGCAATTACACTTTTACCGACTCCTCCTTTGCCCGACGCGATAGAGACGATGGTGGCCATTGAGACAGTTTCCTATTGGTTCGTGTAAGTCCGTAGTCCTTATTCGGCTGTTTCGTGTGAAACATAAGCGCCGGCCTCCTATCAAGTCTCCTCCATATACGCAGCTCAAGACGAATGCTGTCGCGTGGCAATGACCGGCATCGGGTACTCAAGTTTTCTATTGGCAGCACCGATAACCAATTCACTATGAATGATGCAGCCTCAACAACAACGACGTTCCCTGTGAACGGAATGGTTTCGGCGGACGGCGAGATCTTGACGGTCCTGGACGTGGCCCGGTTTCTCCGGGTGCCCAAGTCCACCGTCTACAAGCTTGCGCGTGTCGGTGAGTTGCCGGCGTCGAAAATCGGGAAGCATTGGCGCTTCCTCCGTCGCGACATCCATGAATGGATGCACAGTCGCTCTCAACAGGCGTAGCGAGCACGGACCTCCGGCTCCTCCGTCTGCGTCACGTGCGGTATGGCCTATGCCGAGAGCACCGAGGGTATCGACGCGCCCAAGGTCTCGGTCAACAAGAGAAGGACAGGATGAACCAGGCTCTGACCAAGCAGGCTGCCAAGCAATTGTCGCTCGTCATGAGCGACGAGACCTACAAGCAGTTTCGCGCCTTCATCTATGAGCAGACCGGTATCTCCTTTCAAGACAACCAGAAGTATTTGCTGGAAAGCCGGCTGCTGCCACGGCTCAAGGAACACAAGCTGGCAACCTATGAAGACTACTACCACTATCTGAGGTTCGATACCTATCGGGATAAAGAGCTGTCCTCGTTTTACGATCTCATTACCACGAATGAAACGTATTTCTATCGCGATATCCCGCAGCTGGAAAATTTCATCAAAACCATCGTGCCTACATTGATGGAGACGAATAAATCCTCTAAGCAGATTCGCATTTGGAGCGCGGCCTGTTCGACGGGCGATGAGCCCTACACCCTCGCCATCATGCTGCTCGAACATCCTTCGCTTGCCGGCTGGAACATCGAGATTCTGGCGACGGATATCAACGACGCAGTCCTGACGCAGGCGAGGTCCGGCATTTATGAAGCGCATACGCTGCGCCATGTGCCGAACATGCTGAAGCGAAAATATTTCGTGGAACAGAAGGGGCACTTCGAACTGACGGCGGCGGTCAAGGGGCGAGTCAAATTCATGAATCTCAATCTGTACGATCGCCCACGGTTAAAGCTGGTTCGAGGCATCGACACCGTCTTTTGCCGGAATTGTCTGATCTATTTCGACGATAAAGCTAAATCGCAAATCGTCACGGACCTTCATGGCTCGCTCAAGCAGAACGGATATCTCGTGATCGGATTCTCGGAGTCGATCACGAACATGGGAAGCCTATTTCGGACTATGCAGACAGGCCGTTCCGTCGTCTATCAAAAAGTCTAAGGAGGTTGCGATATGCCGGCAGATCTGAACATGAAGATTCTCGTCGTGGACGATATGTCCACCATGCGGAGGATCGTGAAAAATATTCTGAAGCAGCTCGGATTTACCAATATGGAAGAGGCCGAGAACGGGCAGGAGGCGCTCACCAAGCTCCGCGCCGAACCGTTCGGGTTCGTCGTGTCCGATTGGAATATGCCGGTGATGCCGGGGATTGAGATGCTTCGTGCGATCCGTGCGGATGACACACTCAAACATATACCCGTGCTCATGGTCACGGCCGAAGCCCAAAAGGAAAATTTGATCGAGGCGATCCAGGCCGGCGTCAATAACTACGTCGTGAAGCCGTTTACGGCGGAAACGATGCAAGAAAAGATCAATAAAATCTTCAATAAATAGGAAGGGCCGCGTTCATGATCATGCGCGATGCAGCAGGAAGGTCCGTCCCAGAAGAGTCCTCCAGCGATCGAGACCTCGACGAGGAGGAGTCCGGGGACACACAGCTGGTCGAGAAGATCGGAGAGCTGACCCACTTTATCGATAAGACCATCAAGACCATCTCCCAGTTCTCCGCACCGATGAGCGCGACGGCGGAGCAGCTCCCAGACGCCACGGCGCATCTGAAAGATCTTCGCAAACTGACGGAAGACGGCACCCATAAAATCATGCAGCTGGTCGAAGCGATCGAAGAGAACCGGAAGCGTGCGAACATCCAATTCGAGGCACTCGTGAACGGGTTGGCCAGCTCTGATCCCGCCACTGTCGCGTCGAAGATCACGGCGATTCGCGCGACACTCGCCGCCGACAATAAGCCGCTGATGGACATCCTCACGGCCTTGTCGTTCCAGGATCTGGTCGCGCAGAGCGTGAATAAATTGGTGACGATCATCGACGACGTGGAGCACAAGCTACTCGAAATGGTGGTGGTTTTTGGGCCGTACACCAAAGGCGCCGGCATGGCCGAAGCCGGCAAAGCCTCTGAGATGCTGAAGCAACTTTCCGCGACCAAGAACTCGTCCATGAAGCAGGACTTGGCAGATGAAATTCTGAAGCAATACGGATTTAACTGAATGCAGACGGCTCGAGAGGAAAGGCGAGGGGTTATGGAAGGGACCAGGAACATGACATTCCGTCCGCTTGCCAATGACCCGTTGCTTCATGCCGCGAGCCTCACCCGGAGGGTGTTATGAGCGAAGAAGCAGATGAGATGAAGGAAATTCTCAACGACTTTTTAACCGAGTCGACGGAGATGATCGATGTGCTCGATCAGCGATTCCTTGCCCTGGAGGCCGACCCGAATAACGCTGACCTCTTGAACGAAATATTCCGTGCCATGCACAGCATGAAAGGCGGAGCCGGTTTCCTGGGATTCAATCATCTCGTGGATGTGACGCATCGGGGCGAGAGTATTCTCAATAAAATGCGACAGGGGGAAATGGCGGTCATCCCCTCGATCATTAACGTCATTCTGGAAGCCGTCGACGTGGTCAAGGCCCTGATGCACGATATTCGCGCCACAGGCACCGATACCAATGTGCCGACAGAGGAGATGGCCAAGAAGCTCGACGAGGTCTTAGCCGGGAAATTTGAAGGGTCAGCGCCCGCAGCGCAGTCGTCCATGGCCGCTCCTGCTCCATCACCCGCCGCGACCCCAACCCAGGATCCGGTGGCACCGGCCTCACCACCTCAGACGATCGGCGAGATCCTCGTGCATGATGGCTTGGCGTCGAAGGAACAGGTGTTCGATGCCTTAACCCAGCAGCAGAAACAGCCGGAGCCGAAGCAAGCCCTTGGAGAATTGCTCATTCAGGCCAAAGTCATCTCCGAGCGCGCACTCGACCAGGCGTTGCACAAACAGGACAAGCCCGGAAAGTCGGCTGACGAAGACCAAACGATCAGAGTCGAGACCCGCCGGTTGGATTCGGTGATGAATCTCGTCGGCGAACTCGTCTTAGGGCGAAATCGCCTGATCAAGATCGGCGGGGTTCTCGACGAAACCCATGAGTCGGATCCTCAAGTACGCGCCCTGGGTGAGACGCTCACCCAATTGAACCTCGTGACGACGGACCTCCAGCTGGCCGTCATGAAAACCAGGATGCTCCCGATCAAGAAAGTGCTCGCCAAGTTGCCGCGACTGGTGCGCGACCTCTCGCAGAAACTCGGGAAGCAAGTCCGACTGGAGACGCACGGAGAAGAGACGGAACTCGATAAGTCCGTCGCCGATGAAATCGGCGATCCCTTGGTTCACTTGGTGCGAAATGCCATTGACCATGGCATCGAAATGCCGACGGAACGGCATGAACGAAACAAGCCGGTCGAAGGGGTCTTGCGCATCGCAGCCAGTCAGGAAGGCAACAGCATCGTCATTCGGATTCAGGACGACGGCAAAGGCATCCCCATCGACAAAGTGAAGGCCAAGGCGCTCTCCAAGGGATTGGTGAGTGAAGCCGAATTGTCCGCCATGGAACCTCGTGAAGTCGTGAACCTGATTTTCTTGCCGGGGTTCAGTACGGCGGAAAACGTGACCGACGTGTCCGGACGCGGTGTGGGGATGGACGTCGTCAGGACCAACATCCGCAAGATGAATGGCACCGTGGAGATCGAGTCCGAGCAGGGGAAAGGCAGTCTCATCACCATCAAGCTTCCGCTGACCATTGCGATCATTCAAGCGCTGATGGTCGAAGTGGAGCGTGCCACCTTTGCCATTCCGCTGAGCTCCGTCATCGAGGCCGTCCGGATTACCAAGTCGGACATCAAGACCATCAATGGGCGCGAAGTTCTGCACCTGCGCGATCGCGTCTTGCCGTTGCTCCGTCTCGCGCAAGAATTCGATATTCCCGTCGACCCCAACCGCGAACGGTTCAATGTCGTCGTGACGGCCTTGGGCGACCGGCGGATCGGCGTCGTGGTCGATGAACTCCGGTCGCAAGAAGAAGTGGTGATCAAGTCGATTTGGGAATATCTGGACAGCATCAAGGGTATTTCAGGCGCCACCATCACCGGGGACGGCAAAGTCGTCTTGATCCTGGATATTTCCGAGTTGGTCGAGAATGCTCATGCCTGGCACCAGGCCGTCGCAGTCGCGGCCTAGTTCCGGCATGTGTCACTGAGGATAAGGAGTCGCAGATGCCCACACTCATTAACGAAATCGATGCTCGGACCAGGCTCGCCGGCGCCAATCAGATGGAACTGTTGCTATTCCACCTGGGGACCAACGAGCTCTTCGGGATCAACGTCTTCAAAGTCCGTGAAGTGATGAAGTTGCCGGAGCTCACGCGCGTTCCTGAGGCGGACAACCGCGTCGTCGGCATGGCCAATATCCGCGGGACGATGGTGCCGGTCATCGCGCTCAAACGTAGCCTCGGCCTCGGTGAACATGAAGTCGATCTCACCAACCTCGAAGCCAAAGAGAACGGCATTCTCATCATCACCGAATATAACGGGAGCTTACAGGCCTTTCATGTCGCGGCCGTCGACCGGATCATTCGCACGTCCTGGTCGCAGATCAAGACCCCCCCGGCGTTGGTTCGTGAAAATAATAAAGGGGCGGTGACCGCCGTCACGATGCTGGACAACGGCCGCATGGTGTTGATCCTCGACGTCGAGAAAACGCTCAGCGATATCTGCCCGCGTCCAGACGACGAAGTATTTGCGGGGCTTCGCGCAATGCCGGAGCTCAAAAATAAATGCGTGTTGTTTGCCGACGATTCGAGCGTCGCCAGGACTCAGATCCGGAAGGCATTGGAAAAGCTCGGCGTGCCTTTCATTCAGACGACGACCGGGAAAGAGGCCTGGGACTATCTGCAGGAACTGGCGGAAGTCGCGTCCAAAGAAGGCCTGGCACAAGCGCAAGGAATCCATCTGGTCCTGAGCGATATCGAAATGCCGGACATGGATGGATTCACTTTGACGAAGCATATCCGGGCGGATCCGAGACTGGCGCATCTTCCGGTGATTTTACATTCCTCGTTGACAGGAACCTGCAATCAAGACAAGGGGCGCCAAGTCGGCGCCACGGATTATGTGACGAAGTTCGATCCGAAAATGTTTGCAGAAAAACTAATGCGGTACATCCTGTAATCGAGCGTATGCGGCCTCTGATACCGCGGGTTGTGTGTAGTCTGGTGGAAGGAATCGATGGGTATGGGTACAACGATTCAAGTCCTGATCGTCGACGATTCGACATTTATGCGGAAGAGCCTCTCGTCGATGTTGACGAAGGATCCGCGCATTGCGATCGTCGGGATGGCGCGCAACGGAGAAGAAGCGGTGCAGCTCGTGCATCAGCTGAAACCGGACGTCGTGACCATGGATGTCGAGATGCCGGGCATGAACGGCATCGAAGCCCTCAAACGCATCATGGCCGAACATCCTGTCCCCGTGCTGATGGTCAGTTCCATCACGACCGAAGGCGCCGGCGACACCTTGAAGGCCTTGGAGTTGGGCGCCGTCGATTACATTCCCAAGCAACTCGACGGCGTGGCCATGAAGATCCACGACATT harbors:
- a CDS encoding protein phosphatase CheZ — protein: MIMRDAAGRSVPEESSSDRDLDEEESGDTQLVEKIGELTHFIDKTIKTISQFSAPMSATAEQLPDATAHLKDLRKLTEDGTHKIMQLVEAIEENRKRANIQFEALVNGLASSDPATVASKITAIRATLAADNKPLMDILTALSFQDLVAQSVNKLVTIIDDVEHKLLEMVVVFGPYTKGAGMAEAGKASEMLKQLSATKNSSMKQDLADEILKQYGFN
- a CDS encoding chemotaxis protein produces the protein MPTLINEIDARTRLAGANQMELLLFHLGTNELFGINVFKVREVMKLPELTRVPEADNRVVGMANIRGTMVPVIALKRSLGLGEHEVDLTNLEAKENGILIITEYNGSLQAFHVAAVDRIIRTSWSQIKTPPALVRENNKGAVTAVTMLDNGRMVLILDVEKTLSDICPRPDDEVFAGLRAMPELKNKCVLFADDSSVARTQIRKALEKLGVPFIQTTTGKEAWDYLQELAEVASKEGLAQAQGIHLVLSDIEMPDMDGFTLTKHIRADPRLAHLPVILHSSLTGTCNQDKGRQVGATDYVTKFDPKMFAEKLMRYIL
- a CDS encoding PilZ domain-containing protein, encoding MPPSVQAKMPQSDERREWLRIDDRVLLEYRLITEQEESSIPGMPPVSDQAIAEAMHKPAADFFAQQGEQLAHSPLLPWMMKVDWLLEVIVKTLAQMHPGGVPIAQIADVNLSGGGIGFVSPRCFAAEDQLSVKVVLPPFTPIEATARVIRSIATKDGRGFDIATEFVSLSPTDQEHLIRHILQTQAERLRARRNHTS
- a CDS encoding helix-turn-helix domain-containing protein, with protein sequence MVSADGEILTVLDVARFLRVPKSTVYKLARVGELPASKIGKHWRFLRRDIHEWMHSRSQQA
- a CDS encoding chemotaxis protein CheA; the protein is MSEEADEMKEILNDFLTESTEMIDVLDQRFLALEADPNNADLLNEIFRAMHSMKGGAGFLGFNHLVDVTHRGESILNKMRQGEMAVIPSIINVILEAVDVVKALMHDIRATGTDTNVPTEEMAKKLDEVLAGKFEGSAPAAQSSMAAPAPSPAATPTQDPVAPASPPQTIGEILVHDGLASKEQVFDALTQQQKQPEPKQALGELLIQAKVISERALDQALHKQDKPGKSADEDQTIRVETRRLDSVMNLVGELVLGRNRLIKIGGVLDETHESDPQVRALGETLTQLNLVTTDLQLAVMKTRMLPIKKVLAKLPRLVRDLSQKLGKQVRLETHGEETELDKSVADEIGDPLVHLVRNAIDHGIEMPTERHERNKPVEGVLRIAASQEGNSIVIRIQDDGKGIPIDKVKAKALSKGLVSEAELSAMEPREVVNLIFLPGFSTAENVTDVSGRGVGMDVVRTNIRKMNGTVEIESEQGKGSLITIKLPLTIAIIQALMVEVERATFAIPLSSVIEAVRITKSDIKTINGREVLHLRDRVLPLLRLAQEFDIPVDPNRERFNVVVTALGDRRIGVVVDELRSQEEVVIKSIWEYLDSIKGISGATITGDGKVVLILDISELVENAHAWHQAVAVAA
- a CDS encoding P-loop NTPase translates to MATIVSIASGKGGVGKSVIAANVALLLAKQGKRVMLVDLDIGGADMHILFGLLNPPLTLTDFLSRRVERLADVAQALPVHPGLTLIPGTGDTLATANMPYAKKKRLIRHLRELETDVVVVDIGAGTSYHALDFFLMADHHVTIATPDPTSVLDLYRFIKLAAIRRVLSSFLSRDAIADALSDRDFSSVEEVLEVAGQTNVAGRAVAEATLRTFHPALILNRVTGRSRVNTSVLKKLLTQYIGASLTLLGEIPDDPAIGRAVRGYLPVVDSEPSSPAAVALKVTADALALHMEASRRAQEDLAQATLAAGLLVSSYDCGVRAIAQPVSVECGG
- the cheY gene encoding chemotaxis response regulator CheY, coding for MPADLNMKILVVDDMSTMRRIVKNILKQLGFTNMEEAENGQEALTKLRAEPFGFVVSDWNMPVMPGIEMLRAIRADDTLKHIPVLMVTAEAQKENLIEAIQAGVNNYVVKPFTAETMQEKINKIFNK
- the fliS gene encoding flagellar export chaperone FliS, whose amino-acid sequence is MSLSSNPNAIAMYMTGNVTQSDPAQIIVLLYEGAIYRIGQAIQETDKQNTLSSGIAIYRALAIIGELRKSLNLEEGGVIARNLDRLYLHMHEELVKGHLARKPEPLERVRTLLTDLNSSWRQVAVQVKTLSDAGTGAPPLPAMPAGLSAYAQPDTTPRLALKA
- a CDS encoding diguanylate cyclase, with product MSRKASSDHADPISVRAITPAKEEDRRPCLFVVGHAAFQRKSVWTGLEALGNRVRRFTRPAALLAAIDATSPDAIFCEVTAAPEPAFELLNRLAAVQCDACVIFMGPDLGAEQVARCLRDGAFDYLTVPSPDTRVLDTLQKGLINRQAFQAVRDLSGQLAQVNASLAGERDVLRQWNIKLSLLNHLTQALAGPLNSESIARSLFNGLAGLVPVDVIGLGRPDPHRVWTWSRTAAYEAQEQRVRAHLLSRFNAQATPVCQTQAQVLQWSSGLPASERPAQMTIPLAFSPNSQGLLYVERQQGIFSESELQLLSMVGTSLSLALHNAAIHQQMQELASRDGLTGLLNRRALEDVLSRELKAGMRYRASACLILVDVDHFKQVNDLFGHLGGDQVLTEMATVMQDAVRDTDSVGRYGGEEFGIVLPHTDLARAAVLAERLRDQIEQHTFDVDGGSVRITVSVGIAQIPDKTIGTVPEWMAAADAALYESKNRGRNRVVIHTTDNCACA
- a CDS encoding protein-glutamate O-methyltransferase CheR; the encoded protein is MNQALTKQAAKQLSLVMSDETYKQFRAFIYEQTGISFQDNQKYLLESRLLPRLKEHKLATYEDYYHYLRFDTYRDKELSSFYDLITTNETYFYRDIPQLENFIKTIVPTLMETNKSSKQIRIWSAACSTGDEPYTLAIMLLEHPSLAGWNIEILATDINDAVLTQARSGIYEAHTLRHVPNMLKRKYFVEQKGHFELTAAVKGRVKFMNLNLYDRPRLKLVRGIDTVFCRNCLIYFDDKAKSQIVTDLHGSLKQNGYLVIGFSESITNMGSLFRTMQTGRSVVYQKV